Sequence from the Pararhizobium gei genome:
AAACTTTCGCCGGGACGCGAGACGCGCTGCACCGGCAGACGGAAGCCGACGGTCTGAGCCGAGCGAACGGTCGCCAGTTCCAGCACTTCGACCAGCGTCTGGCCATCATACCATGGCATCGATGCCTTGCCGTCGTAAACGACGTTTTCGCCCTTCAGTGCCGACATCGGGATGGCGGTGATCTGGCGGACGCCGAGCGACAAAGCCAGTTCGCGGAATTCGTGGCTGATCTGGTCGAACCGGGCGCGGTCGTAGCCGACCAGATCGAACTTGTTCACGGCCAGAACGAACTGCTTGATACCCATCAGCGAGGCGATCGTCGCATGACGGCGAGTCTGCTCAAGCAGGCCGGTGCGTGCGTCGACAAGCAGAATGGCGAGATCGGCGGTAGACGCGCCGGTCGCCATGTTGCGGGTATATTGCTCGTGGCCGGGGGTGTCGGCGACGATGAAGGAGCGTTTGTCAGTGGCGAAATAGCGATAGGCGACATCGATGGTGATGCCCTGTTCGCGTTCGGCCTGCAGCCCGTCGAGCAGCAGCGCGAAATCGGGCAGGCCGAGATCGTTCTGCTTGCCGCTGTCGCGGCGCAAGGTTGCGGCCTGGTCTTCCTTGACGGCCTTGGTGTCCCAGAGCAGGCGGCCGATCAGCGTCGACTTGCCGTCATCGACACTGCCGCAGGTGATGAGGCGCAGCGGGCGCGTGTCACGCGGCACGCGCGCGGTCTCGACCGCTGGAAACGTGGTGACGCTGCCGGTCGTTGCTTCAGCTGCGGCTTGTACGCCAGTGTTCTGGGCGCCAGTGTTTTGTGCAATCGCGGAAACGGTCATCAAAAATATCCTTCACGCTTCTTTTTTTCCATCGAACCGGACTGGTCGCGGTCGATGGCGCGGCCCTGCCGTTCGGAAACCGTGGCGATTTCCAGTTCGGCAATGACCTCTTCCAGATTGGTGGCCTGCGAGGGAATGGCGCCGGTCAGCGGAAAATCGCCGAGCGTGCGAAAACGGATCGAACCGTGCTTGACGGTTTCGCCGGGCAGAAGCTCCAGACGCGGATCTTCCGCAAGGATCATCATGCCGTCGCGCTCCACATAAGGTCGCTCCTTGGCGTAGTAGAGCGGCACCAGCGGGATGTCTTCCACCTGGATGTAGCGCCAGATATCGACTTCGGTCCAGTTCGACAGCGGAAACGCCCGGACGCTCTCGCCCTTGCGGATCATGCCGTTATAGACGTTCCACAGTTCGGGGCGCTGGTTGCGCGGGTCCCAGCGATGGTCGGGCGTGCGGAAGGAATAGATGCGCTCCTTGGCGCGGCTCGCCTCCTCGTCGCGTCGCGCGCCGCCGAAAGCGGCGTCGAAGCCATGGGCATCCAGCGCCTGGCGAAGGCCTTCCGTCTTCATGATGTCGGTGAATAGCGCCGAGCCATGGGTAAAGGGCGTGACGTTTTCGGCGGCACCGCGCGGGTTGATATGCTCGATGAAGTCGAGGTCGTACTTCTTGACGATGTCGTTGCGGAACGCGATCATCTCGGAGAACTTCCAGCCGGTGTTCACATGCAGCAGCGGAAAGGGCACGCGGCCGGGATAAAAGGCCTTGCGCGCCAGATGCAGCAGGACAGAACTGTCCTTGCCGACGGAATAGAGCATAACCGGCTTTTCGAACTCTGCCGCCACTTCGCGGAAGATGTGGATCGCCTCGTTCTCAAGGGCCTTCAGATGCGGGTCGAGCGGTGTCTTTGTGGTCTGCGGATTGTGCAGTTCCGTTTCCGGAAGGGTGCTGGGCATTTCAAGTCTCCGGGAGTGTCTGTGATGGCGGGCCTGCGCGATCTATCGCGCAATGCTGCTGGAAAGAGGGAGCGACGTGGCTTGCGGGATGACCGACGCGGCCTCCGGCACATGCAGGCCGCATTCGCGTGTCTCGTCGTTTTCCCACCACCAGCGGCCGGCCCGTTCGGGCTCGCCCGGCTTGATGGCGCGCGTGCAGGGTTCGCAACCGATCGACGGGTAACCACGGGCATGCAGCGGATTGACCGGGATCGCTTCGGCTTCGACATGGGCGCGGATCGCCTCGATATCCCAGTCGGCGAGCACGTTGATCTTGATCAGGCCGCGATCGAGGTCGGCTTCGGCAAACGGCGTCTCCGCCCGGTTTCCCGACTGACCGCGGCGCAGTCCGGTGATCCAGAAACGCGCTCCTTCGAGCGCGCGCGCCAGAGGCTTGACCTTGCGCGCCCCGCAACAGGCATGCCGGGCTTCGATGCTGTCATAGAAACCATTAAGGCCATATTTTGCGGCAAAGGCGTCGATATCGTCCTGCTCGGGATAGAAACGTTTGATCAGCAGGCCATAGGTCTCTTCGGTTTTGTCGATCAGCGCAACGGTCTCGTTGAAAAGCCGTCCGGTTTCCAGAGTGGAAACCTCTATATCCAGCCGGGCCGAGCCGATGGCTGCCGTGATCACCTGATCCTCGATGCCAAGGCTTGTCGTGAAGACGGACTTGCCCTCAAGCCCGGCAATCATGGCAAGCCGCCCGCGCAAATCAATCCCTTGGAGTTGCGCATTGAGCGCTGCGGCGCGATTTTCGAGTGTGTCGGACGTCATGAAGAAGAATCCTGATGTTGTTGCCTGGGAATATCGCAGCCTTGTGTGACAAAAGACAGAAATACGGATTTCTAAAGTCGATCGATCAGAGCAAATATCTCTCTGAACCGGAAAATTCTAAGAAAACCTAGTAAATTGATAGATTATTCTCCGGCGATATGACGATCCGGTGTGTAGGGGGTGGGGATGGACGTTCGCGATCAACAAACGGTGAGGGGCCTTCCTGTTCCTATGCGGCGCTCCAGGTTTCGCCTCACGACCAAACAATTGATTTTGGTCAATCAGGAGAGTGATATGCCCCATTTTTCCCGCTTCCTCGCCGGCGGCACGGCAGCGATGCTGTTTGCTGCGACAGCTTACGCGCATCACGGCTGGTCATGGGCGGATGCCGACCAGATCGAACTGTCCGGAACGATAAAGGAAATCTCCATGTCCCCGCCCCATCCGACCCTTGCGGTCGAAACCGCCGGTGACGGACTGTGGCGCATCGAACTCGGCAACCCACGACAGACAGAGCGCTCCGGCTTCATTCAGGGCTCCGCCAAGCCCGGAGATGAGGTCACCGTTCTCGGAAATCGCTCCACGGATCGCAACGAGAAGCGTTTGAAAGCCGTCCGCATAACCGTTTCTGGCAAAACCTACGACATTTATCCGGAGCGTATACGGGCGAAGTGATGGAGGGTCTGCTGCAGTGGCTTGCCCAGACACCCGTTGCCACAGCCCTTCAGGGGTCAACGACGCTCTATATTTTTTTCAGCGCCGCCCATATCCTGTCCATCGGGGTCCTGATCGGCGCTGTCTTGCCGCTTGACCTGCGGCTGGCGGGCCTGTTCCGCCATGTGCCCGTGAGCGTCATCGGCCCGTTTCTCGGCGGTGCCGCAGCGATCGGGCTGATCTGTGCTATCGTCACCGGCGCGTGTCTGTTCCTCGTCGATCCCGTCGCCTATGCGGCCAATCCGGCATTCCTGGCGAAGCTGGTTCTGGTTGCGTTTGGCGGTTTGAATGCCCTGCTGCAACATCGGCATTCCCATTGGAAGGCAGCCTTAGCTGATCATCCTCCAGCAGCGTCCGTGCGGCTTTTTGCCATGTTGTCCATGACGATCTGGAGCGCAGCGGTGGTGGCAGGCCGGTGGATCGGTTTCCTCTAGCGGCCTGGCGTGCAGGATCGCAGGGCGCCAGAGAAAAATGATCGCATCATCCTACCGGTCGCTCGTTTCCCAGCGCGGATTGATCCACGGCTCCTGGTTGGAGCGCGGCAGCATCTGCTTGCCGAGGATATGGTCGGCGGCCTTTTCGCCGGTCATGATCGAGGGACCGTTGAGGTTGCCGTATGTCACGTGCGGGAAGATCGATGAATCCGCGACGCGCAGGCCATCGACGCCGATGACGCGGGTTTCCGGATCGACGACGGCCATCGGATCGCGCGCGTCGCCCATCCGGCAGGTGCCGCAGGGGTGATAGGCGCTTTCCAGATGCTCGCGCAGGAAGGCGTCGATCTGCTCGTCGGTCTTGACCGCTTCGCCCGGCTGGATCTCCGGCCCGCGATAGGGATCGAACGCCTTCTGTCCGAAGATTTCGCGGGTGAGGCGCACGCAGTGGCGGAACTTCTCCCAGTCTTCCGGGTGGCTCATGTAATTGAATTTTATAACGGGATCGGCCTTCACGTCGGGCGAGCGCAGCGTCACGTTGCCCCGTGATTTCGAGTGGTTGTAGCCGACATGCACCTGGAAGCCGTGGCTCTTCGCCGCCGCCTTGCCGTCATAGGAAATCGCCACCGGCAGGAAGTGATACTGGATATCCGGCTGCTTGACGCCCGGCGCCGAGCGCAGGAAGGCGCAGGATTCGAACTGGTTGGAAACGCCGAGACCCGTCTTGGTGAACAGCCATTGTGCACCTGCAACCCCCTGCCAGAACCAGGGCAGCCAGGAATAGAGCGAGACGGGCTTGGTCGACACCTGCTGGAAATAGAACTCCATATGGTCCTGCAGATTGGCGCCGACGCCCGGCCGATCGGCCTTGACCGCGATGCCCATTTCGCTCAGATGCGCGCCCGGCCCGATGCCCGACAGCATCAAAAGTTTCGGCGAATTGAACGAGGAGGCCGAGACGATGACTTCGCGGTTTGCCTTCACCACCTCGATCTTGCCCCCGCGCTCGATTTCGACGCCGACGGCCCGGCCGTTCTCGATAACGATCTTGCGGGCGTAGCAGCGCAAGAGCTCCACATTCGGGCGCTTGAGGGCGGGACGCAGATAGGCGGTGGCGGCAGACCAGCGCCGGCCATTGTGCACCGTCTGCTCCATCAGGCCGAAACCCTCCTGCTTGGAGCCGTTATAGTCGTCGGTCAGCTCGAAACCGGCCTGCTGGCCGGCATCGACGAAAGCCTTGAACAGCGGGTTCTTGAACGAACCGCGCCGCACATGCAGCGGCCCGTCGGTGCCGCGCCAGCCATCCTCGCCACCATGGGAGTTTTCCATGCGTTTGAAATAGGGCAGCACATCCGCATAGCCCCAGCCGCGCGCGCCGAGTTCTTCCCATTCGTTGTAATCGGTCATCGAGCCGCGCACATAGACCATGCCGTTGATCGATGACGACCCGCCGATCACCTTGCCACGCGGCGCCGTGATCCGCCGGTTGTTGAGGTTGGGCTCGGGCTCGGAAAGATAGCCCCAGTTGTACCGGCTCATGCTCATCGGCCAGGCGAGTGCCGCCGGCATCTGGATGAACGGCCCGAAATCGGACCCGCCATATTCCAGCACCAGTACGGTGTTCTTGCCGTCTTCCGACAGGCGATAGGCAAGCGCCGAGCCGGCGGAGCCGGAACCGATGATGACGTAGTCTGCCTGCATGATCATGAGTGTGAGACCCAGTTCGAGTTCCGGACGTTGTCGCTGTTTGCGAATGATGACTTGTGAAAGTTATAGCTATAAGCTATATTTTGTGCATGAAGACGGTTCACTTTTCGAGCGCTGCCGATAAGGCCCTGCAGAAGATGCAGCCCAAACGAAAATTGGCGATTCTCGAAAAACTCGGTGCCTATGCGCGCGGTGAACAGGTCGACATCAAGAAGCTGAAGAACCAAGAACTTTATCGGATCCGCGTTGGAGGGGACCGCGTCATCATCGACGATGAGGGCAGAGTTGTTATGGTTGTTGCAGTCGGACCACGAGGCGGCATTTACAAGGAGTAAGGCACCATGGGCAAAGCGCAGAAGCGCCTCGTCGAGGAAGAAGCGGAGACGGGCAGCGAATTTGTCGTCGACTGGGACGTCCAGAAGCTGACAATTGGCGGGCAAAACTACGTCCTTCTCAGCGAAGAGGACTATGAAGATCTTATCGATGGTCTCATCGCGACCAAAACCATGGTCCGGATCGCTGACGGCGAAGAGACTTGGCCTATGGAGATCGTCGCCGCACGAGCGCGAGGCGAAAATTCCGTGAAGGTTTATCGCACCTACCGTGGACTGAGCATGTCCCAATTGGCGGAAGCTGCCGGCATCTCCCAGCCCTACCTTTCCGAGATCGAGGCCGGCAAGAAGACCGGCTCCGTCGATGTCCTGAAGCGCATCGCGATCGCGCTCAAGGTCGATCTCGACGATCTCGTCGTTGAGGTTACGAAGGACTGAGTCGCCCATATCAATACGGCGCCTCGACCTTACCCATCGCCACGTACACGCTCTTCAGCTCGCTGTAATGGCTCAGCGCCGCAACCGAGTTCTCGCGACCGAAACCCGACTGCTTCGATCCGCCGAACGGCACCTCCACCGGCGCCAGATTGTAGGCGTTGATCCACAGCGTGCCGGCTTCCAGCTGGTCCACCACGCGATGCGCGCGGGTGATGTCCTGGGTGAACACGCCGGCCGAAAGGCCGAATTCGGTGGCGTTGGCGCGGGCGATCACTTCGTCCTCGCTGTCAAAATCGAGCACGCACATGACAGGCCCGAAGATCTCTTCGCGCGCGATGGTCATGTCGTCGGTGACGTCGGCAAAGACGGTCGGCTGGATGTAGTTGCCGGCCGACGAGACGGAATTCGGGATGCCGCCACCGGTCAGAAGCGTGGCGCCCTCGGCCTTGCCCTTTTCGACATAGGAAAACACCTTGTCGAGCTGCGCCTTCGAGACCATCGGGCCAAACTGCGTCGCCTCATCCATCGGGTCGCCGATGACGATCTTTTCGGTGCGCTCCTTGAGGCGCGCAAGGAATTTGTCCTTGATGCCCTTCTGTACGAAGACGCGGGTGCCGTTCGAGCAGACCTGACCGGTCGAATAGAAATTGCCGAGCATCGCCCCGCCGATGGCGCTTTCGAGATCGGCATCGTCGAACACGATCAGCGGCGACTTGCCGCCGAGTTCCATCGTCACATGCTTGAGGTTCGAGGCGGCCGCACCCGCCACCTTCTTGCCCGTTTCCACGGACCCCGTCAGCGAAACCTTGGCCACATCCTTGTGGTTGACGAGCAGCGGGCCTGTCATCCGGTCGCCCTGGATGACATTGTAGAGCCCCTTGGGCAGCCCGGCCTCAACAAGGATTTCGGCGATCTTCAAGGCACCGAGTGGCGTGTTTTCCGACGGCTTGAACACCATGGCATTGCCGCAGATCAGCGCCGGGGCGCCCTTCCAGCAGGCGATCTGCTGCGGATAGTTCCAGGCGCCAATGCCGACGCAGACGCCGAGCGGAACGCGCTTGGTAAAGGCGAAATCTTGGCCGAGCGGAATATAGTCGCCATTCAGCGCCGAGGCCGCGATGCCGCCGAAGAACTCGAAGGCGTCCGCACCCGAGGTCGGGTCGGCGACGATGGTTTCCTGGATCGGCTTGCCTGTGTCGAGCGTCTCGAGTTCGGAAAGCTCGCGGTTGCGCTCGCGCATGATGTCGGCGGCGCGCTTGAGGATGCGGCCGCGCGCCGTCGGGCTCATCGCCGCCCATTCCGGCTGGGCGCGCTTGGCGGCGGCAATCGCTTTTTCGACGATGGCCGGTGTTGCCGCATGAAGCGTGGCGATCACCTCGCCGGTCGCAGGGTACAGGCTGTCGAAGGCAGCACCTGCCGTGTCCTCGACATATTCGCCGTCGATGAAGTGGGAAGCTTTCGGTTGGGCTTTCATGGTCATTCACCCCTCGGGTAACGTTTGGAATCCTCGAGGTTATCGAGATTCATATGGTTGCGCATGTAGCGCTCGGATGCTTTCTGCAGCGGCTGGTGGTCCCAGGGATAGTAGGCGCCGTTGCGCAGCGCCTCGTAGACCACCCAGCGCCGCGCCTGGCTTTCGCGCACCGCCGCGTCGAAGGCGGCCATGTCCCAGCGTGCCTCGCGCATATCGGTAAAGGCCTTCAAAGTGGCGATGATGACGGAATCGGTCGGGTCCTTGGCGAGATTGGTCAGTTCCAGCGGATCGGTTTCGAGGTTGAACAGCTGGTCCGGATCGAGCGCGCAGTGGATGTATTTCCACTTTCCCTCGCGGATGCAGACCATCGGCGCATAGGAGCCTTCTGCGGCATATTCCATCAAAACCGGCGAGACGCGCGCAGCGCCATCGATCACCGGGCGAAGGCTTTCGCCGTCGGTCCACGGCATGATTTCGTCCATGGAGATACCGGCCAGATCGCAGAGCGTCGGCGTCACGTCGAGGTTTGAGACGGGGGCGAGATGCAGGCCGGGCGTGACGCCCGGACCAGCAACCATCAGCGGCACGCGGGCCGAACCCTCGAAGAAGTTCATCTTGAACCACAGCCCGCGCTCGCCCAGCATGTCGCCATGGTCGGAGCAGAACAGGATGATCGTGTTGTCGAGCATCCGGGTCCGGGTCAGCGTGTCGATCAGCTCGCCGACCTTCTCATCGAGATAGGAGATATTGGCGAAATAGGCCTGGCGCGAGCGCCTTACATTCTCGCGCGTCACGTCGAACGAGACATAGTCGCAGGCATGGATGAGGCGCAGCGAATGCGGGCACTGGTCCTCGATCGGCAGCGCGCCGACCTCAGGCTCGAGCTCAGCGCAGCCCTCGTACAGATCCCAGAATTTGCGGCGGGCGACATAGGGGTCGTGCGGATGGGTGAAGGATGCCGTGACGCACCAGGGGCGGCGGCCCTGATCGTCGTTTTCGCGGGCCAGCTGATAGAGCTTCTGGTTGGCCAGAAACGCGACCTCGTCGTCATATTCCATCTGGTTGGTGATCTCGGCGACACCGGCGCCGGTGACGGAGCCGAGATTGTGATACCACCAGTCGATGCGCTCGCCGGGCTTGCGGTAATCCGGCGTCCAGCCGAAATCGGCCGGATAGATGTCCGTCGTCAGCCGGTCCTCGAAGCCGTGCAACTGGTCTGGCCCGACAAAATGCATCTTGCCCGAAAGCGCCGTGTAGTAGCCGGCGCGGCGCAAATGGTGGGCAAAGGTCGGGATCGACGAGATATACTCGGCGGCATTGTCGTAGACCTGCGTGCGGCTCGGCAATTGCCCGGCCATGAACGAGGCGCGGGCCGGGGCGCAGAGCGGCGAGGAGGTGTAGTTGTTGCGGAAGCGTGCCGAGCGGGCAGCCAGTGCTTTCAGATTCGGCGCATGCAGAAAATCCGCCGGGCCGTCGGGAAACAGCTTTCCGTTCAGCTGGTCGACCATGATGATGAGAATGTTAGGCCGACCGGCTGTCATGCGGCATGTCCTTGTGCGGAAAGAGCGTCAAGTTGCAGGGAAAGATAGTCGTCGGTGAGCGCAATAGAGGCTTCGGCAGTCACCGGCGAGGAGCCCAGCGCCCTTCGAATGTAAAGCCCGTCGATCAACGCTGCCGCCCCTTCGGCGACGCGCACCGCATCATCCGCGCCACACAAGGCCTTGAGGTCGGCAACGAGGTTGGACCGCAGGCGCCGGGCATAGACCACCAGAAACCGCCGCGTCTCCTCGGAGCGCTGCGCTTCCGAATAAAAAGCAAGCCAGGCGGCGATCGTTTCCGGTGCAAACTGATCCGCCTGGAAACTGACCCGCACGATGGCCGACAGGCGCTCTCGCGGTCCCTTCGCGGATTTGAGCGCAAGCACCGTATCGTCACGCAACTGCCGAAGCAGCGAGCGGATCGTCTCGATCAGCAGCTGTTCCTTGCTGCCGAAATAGTGATGCGCAAGCGCTGCCGATACGCCGGCATTGCGGGCGATATCCGACATCGTAACGGACAGTGTGCCCTGATCGCCAATCACGCGCAGGGCTGCGTCCACCAAAGCTTTCCGGCGAACCGGCTCCATTCCCATTTTCGGCATGATTGTCCCCGAATGCAGACCGATTTTATTGTTGATTGAGCAATCAATCAACAATAAAATCCCGCTTCTGGTGCGATTGCGCGGTCATTCGCTGCGGTTGAATCACGATGTTCGTTGCCGACGCTCGGCAGATCGCCGTGCTGCCTCTCTGCGCAAAACACAACAGGCTGGAATCCGCTATGGAGTCCAGCCTGTTCCTGCATGATCCCGACCTTTCAAGGCGCGGGAACGCTCATGCGCACGCTGCGGCGTGTCATTGCACCGGCGTGATCGCCGTTGCCTGATGTTTCTTGCCGATCACGTCGTAGGCGATCTTCACCTTTTCTCCTGCCTTGAGCCCCGAATCCTTGAAGCCGGCGGGAAGCACGTAACTCGTGCCGTTCTTCAGCGTCAGGGTCATCGCCTTGGCATCGACGGCGCGGATCGTGCCGGTCGTGCTATTGGCGGCAAAGGCGGCCGAGGATAGGGAAATTGCGGAAATAATTGTCAAAGAGGTCAGAAGAGCACGCATGGGTGTCATCCTTTTGGGGCCCGCCAGGCGGGACCTATCGTCTTGAAACCGTCCGGAGTTCGTCGCGTCGCGGTCTTGAAGACCGCCGGCGTCTCCCGGTTTCGAGAAGACGCTATTCCGGGTTTCTGTGCCATTCAAATTAAACAAACTTAATTTTCGCGACGTGTGAACTGGCCCAATTTCGCCATGATGCAGCGCAGCATCCGGCCCGTTTCCGAGGTTCGAATTCGATTATGGTCTGGAAAGCCCTTCCTGTTACGACGGGGTTATTGTCGAGACACTGGCTTTTTTCCGATTTTGCGCCAATTGCTGTCGAGCGCCGGTACAGACCCGCAACCAGAACCAGGAGACGCCCGTGATTTTGCCGACCGAAATGCGTTTTGTCGATCTACCCTTGCCGGGCGGGGCCGAAAACATGGTTCTTTCCCGCGGCCCGCTGCCGGAACTGAACGCTGGCGATATCCTCATCCGCGTCGAGGCGGCCGGCGTCAACCGCCCGGACGTGCTGCAAAGGCTCGGCAACTATCCGCCGCCGCCGGGCGCGAGCCCTGTTCTGGGTCTGGAGGTTGCCGGCGAAGTGGTCGGGATCGGGGAGGGCGTCGAGGATTTTGCGATCGGGGAAAAGGTCTGCGGGCTCGCCAATGGCGGCGGCTATGCCGAGTTCTGCGCCCTGCCGGCCACGCAGGCATTGCGCTGGCCGAAGGGCTATGACGCCGCCCGCGCGGCAGCGCTGCCGGAAACCTTTTTTACCGTCTGGGCCAATGTCTTCCAGATGGCGGATCTGGTGGAAGGCGAAAAGATCCTCATTCACGGCGGGTCCAGCGGCATCGGCACGACCGCCATCCAGCTTGCCCGCGCTTTCGGCGCCGAGGTTTTCGTGACCGCCGGCACCAAGGACAAATGCGACGCCTGCGTGGCGCTCGGGGCCAAACGGGCGATCAACTACCGGGATGAGGATTTTAAGGCCGCCATTGCGGAAGAAACCGGCGGCCTCGGCGTCGATGTCATCCTCGACATGGTCGGAGCGCCCTATTTCGACCGCAACATCGCCTCGCTCGCCAAGGACGGCCGGCTGTCGATCATCGCCTTCCTCGGCGGTGCGGTGGTCGAAAAGGCCAATATAGCGCCGATACTGGGTAAGCGGCTGCATATCATGGGATCGGCCATGCGGCCACGCACCGCCGCTGAGAAGGAAGCAATCCGGGACGATCTTGAGGACAATGTCTGGCCGTTGCTGGAGGAGGGCGAGGTCGCACCGGTGATGCAGGCGGTCGTGCCGTTTTCCGAGGTTGTCGAAGCGCACCGGCTGATGGAGGCGGGCGACCATATCGGCAAAATCGTTCTTACCGTCTAAAGTCTAACGGAACGGGTCTTGCAATCTGCCCGAATTGGAATACCTTTTAATCATCTTCAACGTAACGAAAGGAAGGTGATCCAGTGTCTAATGAGTTTTCGAGCCTCGTAGCGGACATGGGAATTGTGGTGATGGAGACGAGGCAGCCCTCGCTCTGAAACAACCTTCCTGCGCAACGCTCCCATTGCGGATGCGGTGCGGCCCGTTATCAGGGCAAATCTCATGGAGGGCCGCCTTGTGCGGCCCTTTTTGCTGTTTGCGGTCCGGAAATCGTCCTTACCGCGGATTGTCGCTTTTGTACGACCGAACCTATTGAGCCATCGCGGTTCTGTAAAAATCTCTGCCCTTTACACGCCGAACCGCCCCAGCGCGGGTATTTTGATCCCCGGGCGCAGCACGTCGATACCGGCGACAAGGCCCATGAAATGCACTTCGAAGCCGCTGCGCGCGCCGGCTGAAATCCCCAGCAGGCCGTAGAGTGTAGCATGCAGGTCGAGGCCGTCTCCGTCGATCTGGAAAAGCTTTCCCTCCGGCAGATAGTCGCGCCCGACTGCGTCCGGCGGCAGTACGGCGTTGAGTTCGGGAACCGAGCGCAGCACATGGGCGACGAACGTGTTTGAGTTCGGACCCGGCCAGATGCGATAGGCGCCGGGCTTGGCATAGGGATAAGACTGGATCGCCGCTTCGACCTTCGGGACCAGCCGGGCTGCGTCCCTTC
This genomic interval carries:
- the cysN gene encoding sulfate adenylyltransferase subunit CysN, translated to MTVSAIAQNTGAQNTGVQAAAEATTGSVTTFPAVETARVPRDTRPLRLITCGSVDDGKSTLIGRLLWDTKAVKEDQAATLRRDSGKQNDLGLPDFALLLDGLQAEREQGITIDVAYRYFATDKRSFIVADTPGHEQYTRNMATGASTADLAILLVDARTGLLEQTRRHATIASLMGIKQFVLAVNKFDLVGYDRARFDQISHEFRELALSLGVRQITAIPMSALKGENVVYDGKASMPWYDGQTLVEVLELATVRSAQTVGFRLPVQRVSRPGESFRGYQGTVAGGSVKPGDSVVILPSGMVANVTKIVTFDLVRNAAVAGDAITLVLDRQVDVSRGDMIVSLESQPQTGLAFDAQLVALQSDGIQPGKRYWLKSGSRRQRVSVQPSSLLDLKSGKWNHHTDGLSMNAIGKVHLTFDEQAVFDPYEQNRTTGAFILIDPDTNNTVAGGMITAKRSSLGGIHTEDARVILSLPADLADQLMSTELFATRREEAEIRRVPAGKAIEIFDAIDG
- the cysD gene encoding sulfate adenylyltransferase subunit CysD — translated: MPSTLPETELHNPQTTKTPLDPHLKALENEAIHIFREVAAEFEKPVMLYSVGKDSSVLLHLARKAFYPGRVPFPLLHVNTGWKFSEMIAFRNDIVKKYDLDFIEHINPRGAAENVTPFTHGSALFTDIMKTEGLRQALDAHGFDAAFGGARRDEEASRAKERIYSFRTPDHRWDPRNQRPELWNVYNGMIRKGESVRAFPLSNWTEVDIWRYIQVEDIPLVPLYYAKERPYVERDGMMILAEDPRLELLPGETVKHGSIRFRTLGDFPLTGAIPSQATNLEEVIAELEIATVSERQGRAIDRDQSGSMEKKKREGYF
- a CDS encoding phosphoadenylyl-sulfate reductase, with amino-acid sequence MTSDTLENRAAALNAQLQGIDLRGRLAMIAGLEGKSVFTTSLGIEDQVITAAIGSARLDIEVSTLETGRLFNETVALIDKTEETYGLLIKRFYPEQDDIDAFAAKYGLNGFYDSIEARHACCGARKVKPLARALEGARFWITGLRRGQSGNRAETPFAEADLDRGLIKINVLADWDIEAIRAHVEAEAIPVNPLHARGYPSIGCEPCTRAIKPGEPERAGRWWWENDETRECGLHVPEAASVIPQATSLPLSSSIAR
- a CDS encoding DUF6152 family protein; protein product: MPHFSRFLAGGTAAMLFAATAYAHHGWSWADADQIELSGTIKEISMSPPHPTLAVETAGDGLWRIELGNPRQTERSGFIQGSAKPGDEVTVLGNRSTDRNEKRLKAVRITVSGKTYDIYPERIRAK
- a CDS encoding DUF6644 family protein, translated to MEGLLQWLAQTPVATALQGSTTLYIFFSAAHILSIGVLIGAVLPLDLRLAGLFRHVPVSVIGPFLGGAAAIGLICAIVTGACLFLVDPVAYAANPAFLAKLVLVAFGGLNALLQHRHSHWKAALADHPPAASVRLFAMLSMTIWSAAVVAGRWIGFL
- the betA gene encoding choline dehydrogenase gives rise to the protein MQADYVIIGSGSAGSALAYRLSEDGKNTVLVLEYGGSDFGPFIQMPAALAWPMSMSRYNWGYLSEPEPNLNNRRITAPRGKVIGGSSSINGMVYVRGSMTDYNEWEELGARGWGYADVLPYFKRMENSHGGEDGWRGTDGPLHVRRGSFKNPLFKAFVDAGQQAGFELTDDYNGSKQEGFGLMEQTVHNGRRWSAATAYLRPALKRPNVELLRCYARKIVIENGRAVGVEIERGGKIEVVKANREVIVSASSFNSPKLLMLSGIGPGAHLSEMGIAVKADRPGVGANLQDHMEFYFQQVSTKPVSLYSWLPWFWQGVAGAQWLFTKTGLGVSNQFESCAFLRSAPGVKQPDIQYHFLPVAISYDGKAAAKSHGFQVHVGYNHSKSRGNVTLRSPDVKADPVIKFNYMSHPEDWEKFRHCVRLTREIFGQKAFDPYRGPEIQPGEAVKTDEQIDAFLREHLESAYHPCGTCRMGDARDPMAVVDPETRVIGVDGLRVADSSIFPHVTYGNLNGPSIMTGEKAADHILGKQMLPRSNQEPWINPRWETSDR
- a CDS encoding type II toxin-antitoxin system RelE family toxin — translated: MKTVHFSSAADKALQKMQPKRKLAILEKLGAYARGEQVDIKKLKNQELYRIRVGGDRVIIDDEGRVVMVVAVGPRGGIYKE
- a CDS encoding helix-turn-helix domain-containing protein, producing MGKAQKRLVEEEAETGSEFVVDWDVQKLTIGGQNYVLLSEEDYEDLIDGLIATKTMVRIADGEETWPMEIVAARARGENSVKVYRTYRGLSMSQLAEAAGISQPYLSEIEAGKKTGSVDVLKRIAIALKVDLDDLVVEVTKD
- the betB gene encoding betaine-aldehyde dehydrogenase — protein: MKAQPKASHFIDGEYVEDTAGAAFDSLYPATGEVIATLHAATPAIVEKAIAAAKRAQPEWAAMSPTARGRILKRAADIMRERNRELSELETLDTGKPIQETIVADPTSGADAFEFFGGIAASALNGDYIPLGQDFAFTKRVPLGVCVGIGAWNYPQQIACWKGAPALICGNAMVFKPSENTPLGALKIAEILVEAGLPKGLYNVIQGDRMTGPLLVNHKDVAKVSLTGSVETGKKVAGAAASNLKHVTMELGGKSPLIVFDDADLESAIGGAMLGNFYSTGQVCSNGTRVFVQKGIKDKFLARLKERTEKIVIGDPMDEATQFGPMVSKAQLDKVFSYVEKGKAEGATLLTGGGIPNSVSSAGNYIQPTVFADVTDDMTIAREEIFGPVMCVLDFDSEDEVIARANATEFGLSAGVFTQDITRAHRVVDQLEAGTLWINAYNLAPVEVPFGGSKQSGFGRENSVAALSHYSELKSVYVAMGKVEAPY